In one Bacillus sp. PK3_68 genomic region, the following are encoded:
- a CDS encoding thioredoxin family protein — protein sequence MKKIIIFAAVILVIFAAIVFLTKYQQNEASKDNPYGKKELHPETIKQLDDPNYSNLILPDELDKKLEDGEDLFVYFYSPTCPHCQATTPVLMPLAKEKNTHINQFNLLEFEDGWDHYQIESTPTLVYFKNGVEQERLVGSQPKETLEQFLDAHKEK from the coding sequence ATGAAAAAAATTATTATCTTTGCGGCTGTTATTTTAGTTATATTTGCAGCAATTGTTTTCCTCACCAAATATCAGCAAAATGAAGCGTCAAAGGACAATCCTTATGGTAAAAAAGAGCTTCATCCCGAAACGATTAAACAACTTGATGATCCAAACTACAGCAATCTTATCTTGCCGGATGAGTTGGACAAGAAGCTAGAGGACGGAGAAGACCTTTTTGTTTATTTTTATAGCCCAACCTGTCCTCATTGTCAGGCTACTACGCCGGTTCTTATGCCGCTTGCTAAAGAAAAGAATACTCATATCAATCAGTTTAATCTTCTTGAATTTGAAGATGGATGGGATCATTACCAGATTGAATCAACACCAACTCTTGTCTACTTTAAAAATGGTGTAGAGCAGGAGCGCCTCGTCGGCAGCCAGCCGAAAGAAACGCTTGAACAATTTTTGGATGCCCATAAAGAAAAATAA
- a CDS encoding disulfide oxidoreductase: MKKENLLFIAWGASFIAMLGSLYFSEVMKYEPCELCWYQRILMYPLVLILGLAIIKKDMAAARYSLTLSAIGGCISLYHYAIQKVDFFTNSAPACGRVPCTGMYINWFGFITIPFLALTAFIIIFITSLLVIKGKDVA; this comes from the coding sequence ATGAAAAAAGAAAACCTGCTTTTTATCGCTTGGGGCGCTTCCTTTATTGCGATGCTCGGCAGCTTATATTTTTCGGAAGTGATGAAATATGAGCCTTGCGAGCTTTGCTGGTATCAGCGGATTCTTATGTATCCACTTGTTTTAATCCTGGGGCTTGCCATCATAAAAAAAGATATGGCTGCTGCCCGCTATTCCTTAACCCTTTCAGCTATCGGGGGCTGTATTTCTCTTTATCATTACGCTATTCAAAAAGTTGATTTTTTTACAAACAGTGCTCCAGCATGCGGAAGGGTACCGTGCACAGGAATGTACATTAACTGGTTTGGTTTTATTACTATCCCTTTTTTGGCACTTACAGCATTCATTATTATTTTTATAACCAGCCTCCTCGTTATTAAAGGAAAGGACGTTGCCTAG
- a CDS encoding zinc-dependent alcohol dehydrogenase, whose translation MKAVTYQGAKDVQVKEVEDPVLQKRDDVIVRITSTAICGSDLHLYQGNMPLRPGYIIGHEPMGIVEEVGPDVTKVKKGDRVVLPFNVSCGHCFYCQHDMESQCDNSNPHKDTGGYFGYTEQYGNHPGGQAEYLRVPFGNFMPFVVPESCELEDEALLFMSDVLPTAYWSVEHSGMKPGDTVVVLGSGPIGLMTQKFAWMKGAKRVIAVDYLPYRLQLAQKMNNVEAYNFSEYPEMGHHIKELTNGGADIVIDCVGMDGKKSAIEKIEQKLKLQGGTLSAINIAKDAVRKFGTVQLTGVYGLMYNMFPLGNFFERNVTLKMGQAPVIHYMPELFEKITASEINPTEIITHIMPLDQASQAYKIFNDHEDECVKVVLKP comes from the coding sequence ACCAGGGAGCAAAAGATGTGCAAGTAAAAGAAGTAGAAGATCCTGTTTTGCAAAAAAGGGACGATGTGATTGTTCGCATCACCTCCACAGCTATTTGCGGATCGGACCTTCATCTTTATCAAGGCAATATGCCGCTGCGTCCGGGCTATATTATCGGGCATGAGCCAATGGGAATTGTCGAAGAAGTGGGGCCAGATGTAACGAAAGTAAAAAAAGGAGACCGAGTCGTTCTGCCGTTTAATGTCTCATGCGGCCACTGTTTCTATTGCCAGCATGACATGGAAAGTCAATGTGACAATTCCAATCCTCATAAGGATACGGGAGGATACTTCGGTTATACAGAACAATACGGCAATCATCCCGGAGGCCAGGCAGAATATCTGCGAGTGCCATTCGGAAACTTTATGCCGTTTGTTGTTCCTGAATCTTGTGAACTGGAGGACGAGGCTTTATTATTCATGTCGGACGTGTTGCCAACAGCCTATTGGAGCGTGGAACACTCAGGCATGAAGCCAGGGGATACGGTTGTCGTTCTTGGGAGTGGCCCCATTGGATTAATGACGCAAAAGTTTGCGTGGATGAAAGGAGCCAAGCGGGTTATCGCTGTTGACTATTTGCCTTATCGTCTGCAGCTTGCTCAAAAAATGAACAATGTAGAGGCGTATAATTTCTCCGAATATCCGGAAATGGGTCACCACATTAAAGAGCTGACAAACGGAGGAGCAGATATCGTTATCGACTGTGTAGGAATGGATGGGAAAAAATCAGCGATTGAAAAAATCGAACAAAAATTAAAGCTGCAAGGTGGTACATTAAGTGCGATCAATATCGCTAAAGATGCCGTAAGAAAGTTTGGCACCGTTCAGTTAACTGGAGTATACGGGCTTATGTACAATATGTTTCCGCTCGGCAATTTCTTTGAGAGAAACGTCACATTGAAAATGGGCCAGGCACCGGTTATCCATTACATGCCGGAGCTATTTGAAAAAATTACAGCAAGTGAAATTAATCCGACGGAAATTATTACGCATATTATGCCGTTAGACCAAGCGTCACAGGCTTATAAAATTTTTAATGATCATGAGGACGAATGTGTAAAAGTTGTATTAAAACCTTAA
- a CDS encoding EcsC family protein produces the protein METKEQLLAELESINKWEQEQKHLWIWDKIARLPFKLLDKVTPRIIQDKIALLLDEIGSFIQTGGQYLVQEKTVLKRVQEAHPKLTIESVEDVGRVNLQTMDAIAEELKKSRANMATVQGASTGIGGLFTLAVDIPLLLGLSLKTLQEIAIAYGYDPKQKAERIFIIKCLQFTSSDVVGKKAILTDLSGFYEGRGQSREMMSQLQGWREVVYTYRDQFGWKKMMQLIPVAGVIFGAFTNRSAVLDVAEAGSMLYRKRRIMERLQETNKQAEGSCD, from the coding sequence ATGGAAACGAAAGAACAATTATTAGCTGAGCTTGAATCAATCAATAAATGGGAACAAGAACAGAAGCACTTATGGATCTGGGATAAGATTGCCCGCCTTCCTTTTAAACTGCTCGATAAAGTTACCCCAAGGATCATCCAGGACAAAATCGCTCTGCTGCTTGATGAAATTGGCAGCTTTATTCAAACAGGCGGACAATATCTCGTCCAGGAAAAAACTGTTTTGAAGAGAGTGCAGGAGGCCCATCCCAAATTAACGATTGAATCAGTGGAGGATGTTGGGAGAGTGAACCTTCAAACGATGGATGCCATAGCCGAAGAATTAAAAAAATCCCGCGCCAACATGGCAACCGTCCAGGGAGCTTCAACCGGGATCGGCGGTCTATTCACTTTAGCTGTAGACATTCCTTTGCTTCTTGGCTTGTCCTTGAAAACCCTTCAAGAAATTGCCATTGCCTACGGTTATGATCCAAAGCAAAAGGCTGAGCGTATCTTTATTATTAAATGTTTACAATTTACTTCTTCAGACGTTGTTGGAAAAAAAGCCATTTTAACTGACTTGTCCGGCTTCTATGAAGGGCGGGGGCAAAGCCGGGAAATGATGTCACAGTTGCAAGGCTGGCGTGAAGTTGTCTATACATACCGAGATCAATTCGGCTGGAAGAAAATGATGCAGCTTATACCGGTAGCTGGAGTGATATTTGGGGCTTTTACAAACCGCTCGGCCGTTCTTGACGTGGCAGAAGCAGGCAGCATGCTATATAGAAAGCGGCGCATAATGGAGCGCCTGCAAGAAACCAATAAACAAGCTGAAGGCTCATGCGACTGA
- a CDS encoding DUF47 domain-containing protein — MFKHKKDKFTILLNSIAVNLKESADYFADYKLKNASDLKIFYNEMKTFETKGDELIHEVIKELNQSFITPIEREDILALAMSMDDVLDGLEETAAMFEMYSIINVDEYMLKFVEAIRGCSVEIERAVDLLETKKLLPIREHVIKIKDYETACDGIRRQSIKHLFATEKDPIQLIKLKEIYESLEQIADFCQDVANTLETIIMKNA; from the coding sequence TTGTTTAAACACAAAAAGGATAAATTCACTATCTTGCTTAATTCAATTGCAGTCAATTTGAAGGAAAGTGCCGATTACTTTGCTGACTACAAACTAAAGAACGCCAGCGATTTAAAAATCTTTTACAACGAGATGAAAACGTTCGAAACCAAAGGCGACGAATTAATTCACGAGGTTATTAAGGAATTGAACCAGTCGTTTATCACACCGATCGAGCGGGAAGACATTTTAGCGCTTGCGATGAGCATGGATGATGTCCTTGACGGTCTTGAAGAAACAGCAGCGATGTTTGAAATGTACTCGATTATTAACGTCGATGAATATATGCTGAAATTTGTTGAAGCCATTCGCGGTTGTTCAGTTGAAATTGAACGGGCCGTTGACTTGCTTGAGACGAAAAAGCTACTGCCAATCCGTGAGCATGTCATTAAAATTAAAGATTACGAAACAGCTTGTGATGGCATAAGACGCCAATCCATTAAACATCTGTTCGCCACAGAGAAAGACCCAATTCAACTCATTAAGCTAAAAGAAATTTATGAGAGCTTAGAACAAATTGCTGATTTCTGTCAGGATGTGGCCAATACTCTCGAAACCATCATTATGAAAAACGCTTAA
- a CDS encoding RluA family pseudouridine synthase codes for MYKTKRKGTIYEISIPLEWEGETAYSIFKEKWKLPKKLIHQWRMDQAITLNGKTADWQAALKENDALQIPLFLSSTESPVPSFFDMDILYEDDHLLVVNKPAGMKTHPNQEEETNSLLNAVAYHVQLSGECGFIRHVHRLDEQTSGVVLFAKHEAAYTVLSHLLQDRLIKRTYVAAVHGIMQKNKGTINKPVGRDRHHPTRRRISSSGQSALTYFRVLQRNKSRKLSIVECQLATGRTHQIRVHFSASGHPLVGDRLYGGEPLVKRQALHAAKIEIPHPFIGETIVCQSTVPDDIRSLFT; via the coding sequence TTGTATAAGACAAAGCGCAAAGGTACTATTTACGAAATTAGCATTCCTTTGGAGTGGGAAGGGGAAACCGCTTATTCTATTTTTAAAGAAAAGTGGAAGCTGCCAAAAAAACTGATTCATCAATGGAGAATGGATCAAGCCATCACATTAAATGGAAAAACAGCTGATTGGCAAGCTGCTCTCAAGGAGAATGATGCCTTGCAGATTCCGCTATTCCTTTCCTCCACAGAAAGCCCTGTTCCTTCGTTCTTTGACATGGATATTTTATATGAGGACGACCATTTGCTCGTTGTGAATAAGCCAGCTGGAATGAAAACTCACCCTAATCAGGAGGAAGAGACCAACTCTTTACTCAATGCAGTTGCTTATCATGTCCAATTATCCGGAGAGTGTGGTTTTATCCGCCATGTTCATCGTTTGGATGAACAGACGAGCGGTGTCGTTCTATTTGCCAAGCATGAAGCAGCCTATACGGTTCTCTCCCACCTTCTGCAAGATCGACTTATTAAACGAACTTACGTCGCTGCCGTTCACGGCATCATGCAAAAAAATAAAGGAACGATCAACAAGCCGGTCGGAAGAGATAGACATCATCCCACGAGGAGACGCATCTCATCATCGGGCCAATCTGCTCTCACTTATTTTCGTGTGCTGCAGAGAAATAAAAGCCGCAAGCTCTCTATTGTAGAATGTCAGCTTGCGACTGGACGAACTCATCAAATTCGCGTTCACTTTTCTGCCAGCGGTCACCCTCTTGTCGGAGACCGTCTATACGGAGGAGAGCCACTCGTAAAAAGACAAGCTCTTCATGCGGCTAAAATCGAAATTCCTCATCCGTTCATCGGTGAAACAATCGTTTGCCAGTCAACTGTTCCAGATGACATTCGCTCTCTCTTCACTTAA
- a CDS encoding SpoVR family protein — MNEAEMKDLQYAIDEITEIATGFGLDFYPMRYEICPAEIIYTFGAYGMPTRFSHWSFGKQFFKMKLQYDLGLSKIYELVINSNPCYAFLLDTNSLIQNKLIVAHVLAHCDFFKNNVRFQQTNRHMVESMAATADRIHQYEMDHGKETVEKFLDAVLAIEEHIDPSLLRRQLYWQTDEPEVEQEKKKGPYDDLWLLDETNTFEITPKKAKKTIPPRPEKDVMLFIEQYSRDLEDWQRDIMTMVREEMLYFWPQLETKIMNEGWASYWHQRIVRELDLTPGEAIEFAKLNAGVVQPSRTSINPYYLGLKMFEDIEERYNNPTEEMKRHGVKAGSGREKIFEVREVESDISFLRNYLTKELVLREDMYLFQKKGKDYKIIDKEWTNVRDQLVSMRVNGGFPYLTVNDGDYMKAGELYIKHWYEGIELDLKYLEKVLPHLYTLWGRTVHLETMVEDREILFTFSGHKVQRKYL; from the coding sequence ATGAATGAGGCAGAAATGAAAGACCTTCAGTATGCCATTGATGAAATTACTGAAATTGCCACGGGATTCGGCCTTGATTTTTATCCGATGAGATATGAAATTTGCCCGGCGGAAATTATTTATACGTTTGGCGCCTACGGCATGCCGACCCGGTTTTCTCACTGGAGTTTTGGTAAACAATTTTTCAAAATGAAACTACAATATGATCTTGGTCTTAGTAAAATATACGAGCTCGTAATTAATTCAAATCCATGTTATGCCTTCTTGCTTGATACGAATTCTTTAATTCAGAACAAACTGATTGTAGCTCACGTATTGGCTCATTGTGATTTCTTTAAGAATAATGTCCGTTTCCAGCAAACGAACCGACATATGGTGGAAAGTATGGCTGCAACAGCTGACAGAATCCATCAATATGAAATGGACCATGGCAAAGAAACGGTAGAAAAGTTTTTGGACGCTGTGCTGGCCATTGAGGAGCACATCGATCCTTCGCTTCTAAGACGGCAGCTCTACTGGCAAACAGACGAACCAGAAGTGGAGCAGGAGAAGAAGAAGGGGCCTTATGATGATCTTTGGCTGCTTGATGAGACAAACACATTTGAAATTACACCGAAAAAAGCAAAGAAAACAATTCCTCCCCGGCCGGAAAAAGATGTCATGCTGTTCATTGAACAGTATAGCCGAGACCTTGAGGACTGGCAGCGTGACATTATGACAATGGTAAGAGAGGAGATGCTTTATTTCTGGCCGCAGTTAGAGACGAAAATTATGAATGAGGGCTGGGCTTCTTACTGGCACCAACGTATCGTGCGTGAGCTTGATTTAACACCGGGAGAAGCAATTGAGTTTGCTAAGCTAAACGCGGGTGTCGTCCAGCCGTCGCGCACGTCGATCAATCCTTATTATTTAGGACTGAAAATGTTTGAAGATATTGAAGAACGGTACAATAACCCAACGGAGGAAATGAAGCGCCACGGAGTTAAAGCAGGATCAGGACGAGAAAAAATATTTGAAGTCAGGGAAGTTGAGTCTGATATTTCGTTCTTACGCAATTATTTAACGAAAGAGCTCGTTTTAAGAGAAGACATGTATTTATTCCAGAAAAAAGGGAAAGATTATAAGATAATCGATAAAGAATGGACAAACGTGCGCGACCAACTCGTTAGCATGCGAGTGAACGGCGGATTTCCTTATTTGACAGTGAATGACGGCGATTATATGAAAGCGGGAGAACTGTATATTAAACATTGGTACGAAGGAATTGAGCTGGACCTGAAGTATTTAGAAAAAGTTTTGCCGCACCTATATACGTTATGGGGAAGAACCGTTCATTTGGAAACAATGGTGGAAGACCGGGAAATTCTCTTTACCTTTAGTGGCCACAAAGTGCAGCGTAAGTATTTATAA
- a CDS encoding aldo/keto reductase encodes MKVVENLQGTLTLNNGLVIPQVGLGVYKMTDEAEANFAIQSALRMGYRLIDTAAIYENEQIVGQAIKESGVNREEVFLTTKVWNSDQGYDETLKAFDTSLNKLQTNYLDLYLIHWPGKSKEKYRETWRALEQLYSEGAVKAIGVCNFQVHHLEGLLAVCNEVPAINQIENHPYLTQEKVRKYCQEKNIMVEAWSPIARNRLANEPTLNHIAKKHNKSVSQIILRWHLQNGTVVIPKSIHPERMKENSELFDFQLSLEDMKNINALNKGERIGPDPDQFENGFAN; translated from the coding sequence ATGAAAGTTGTTGAAAATCTCCAAGGCACGCTAACTTTGAACAATGGACTGGTGATCCCTCAAGTAGGACTCGGTGTCTATAAAATGACGGATGAGGCAGAGGCGAACTTTGCCATTCAGTCGGCCCTGCGCATGGGATATCGTCTCATCGACACGGCAGCTATCTATGAAAATGAACAGATTGTTGGCCAGGCTATAAAAGAAAGCGGCGTGAACCGTGAAGAAGTGTTCCTTACTACAAAAGTGTGGAACAGTGATCAGGGATATGATGAAACCCTAAAAGCATTTGACACCTCATTAAATAAACTGCAAACGAATTATCTGGATTTATATTTAATTCACTGGCCTGGAAAATCAAAAGAGAAGTACCGGGAAACATGGCGGGCACTCGAGCAGTTATACAGCGAAGGAGCCGTTAAAGCGATCGGTGTCTGCAACTTCCAAGTCCACCATCTGGAAGGGTTGCTTGCTGTCTGCAACGAGGTGCCGGCCATTAATCAGATTGAGAATCATCCATACTTGACTCAGGAAAAAGTGAGAAAGTACTGCCAGGAAAAAAACATTATGGTAGAGGCATGGTCGCCAATCGCTCGCAATAGGCTGGCTAACGAACCGACACTGAACCACATAGCGAAAAAACACAACAAGTCAGTTTCACAAATTATTCTACGCTGGCACCTGCAAAATGGCACAGTCGTTATTCCAAAATCCATTCATCCTGAACGAATGAAAGAAAACAGTGAACTTTTTGATTTTCAACTTTCCCTTGAAGACATGAAAAATATCAACGCCTTAAACAAAGGAGAAAGAATCGGTCCCGACCCCGACCAATTTGAAAATGGCTTTGCAAATTAA
- a CDS encoding DUF5365 family protein, whose translation MKVIIASTTEQEEKINELIWQLKEEVFPRFFEEEELRIMYEFGILELTDSHFKLFGTLQDAFQVISSLQTILSILETDDPASLPSHYQEMFERNTAILEAFDISFPFFLSHFTNKRSLIPYLTSLTPSNTYLM comes from the coding sequence TTGAAAGTAATTATTGCCTCCACTACCGAGCAGGAAGAAAAAATTAATGAATTAATTTGGCAATTAAAGGAGGAAGTTTTCCCCCGCTTCTTTGAAGAAGAAGAACTGAGAATCATGTATGAATTTGGAATATTGGAATTGACAGATAGTCACTTTAAGCTTTTTGGAACTCTCCAGGATGCTTTTCAAGTGATCTCTAGTCTTCAAACAATTTTATCTATCCTTGAAACAGACGATCCTGCTAGTCTGCCCTCGCACTATCAGGAAATGTTTGAAAGAAACACAGCGATTTTAGAAGCGTTTGATATTAGTTTTCCTTTCTTTCTCAGTCATTTTACCAATAAAAGAAGTCTGATCCCCTATTTAACTTCTCTTACCCCGTCCAACACATACTTGATGTAA
- a CDS encoding TrkA C-terminal domain-containing protein, whose protein sequence is MGLVFMVLYFLIVAFVIEISVTLFNLTGLETAVSRYQVVSMLTNTGFTTDEAQLVLDHPVRRRLSMFLILFGAFSLAVVISSITNILSNDLRVKELTIINVILLILLMIGKTPFIKERLKKKLNREMEKKLEISELPIKDALYLDEDDLVTDVVIEKDSEFIDRKAVDLVERDEDISILFIKRGKVNIRNKLDEEKIHEGDQLFIYGNKKQIEKKFLKADERIESSSD, encoded by the coding sequence ATGGGATTAGTTTTTATGGTTCTCTATTTTTTAATTGTCGCTTTTGTTATAGAAATTTCTGTTACTTTATTTAATTTAACTGGATTAGAAACAGCAGTTTCCCGTTATCAGGTGGTCTCTATGCTCACAAATACCGGATTTACTACAGATGAAGCCCAGTTGGTCCTTGATCATCCAGTTCGCAGGCGGCTGAGTATGTTTCTTATTTTATTTGGGGCTTTTTCACTTGCTGTGGTAATTTCTTCCATCACCAATATACTATCAAATGACTTGCGTGTAAAAGAATTGACGATAATTAATGTGATTCTGCTCATTCTTTTGATGATCGGGAAAACCCCTTTTATTAAGGAGCGGCTGAAAAAGAAATTAAACAGGGAAATGGAAAAAAAATTAGAAATCTCAGAGCTGCCTATTAAAGATGCGCTGTACTTAGACGAGGATGATTTGGTAACGGATGTGGTCATTGAAAAAGATTCTGAATTCATCGACCGGAAAGCAGTAGACCTCGTGGAACGTGATGAAGACATCAGCATTTTATTTATTAAACGCGGCAAAGTGAATATTCGCAATAAGCTGGATGAAGAAAAGATCCATGAGGGAGATCAGTTGTTCATTTATGGAAATAAAAAACAAATAGAAAAGAAGTTCCTGAAGGCAGATGAAAGAATTGAAAGCTCTTCAGACTAG
- a CDS encoding YhdB family protein, protein MDYTDYDRVLYYVHRSDWTNLLILMVRTKDHLLSKKIEHFLHARSFPNSYSAVEKTFYTLFHYVEHANSLNA, encoded by the coding sequence ATGGATTATACAGATTATGACCGTGTGCTGTACTATGTTCATCGTTCAGACTGGACAAATCTGCTCATATTGATGGTGCGGACAAAAGATCATTTACTGTCGAAGAAAATTGAACATTTTCTCCATGCCCGCTCATTCCCTAATTCTTATTCTGCTGTGGAAAAAACTTTTTATACATTATTCCACTATGTGGAACATGCCAACTCATTAAATGCCTAG
- a CDS encoding NCS2 family permease, translated as MFKLKENGTNTKKEVIAGLTTFLTMVYVVVVNPIILQDAGVPFDQVFTATIIATVIGTLWMALMANYPIAIAPGMGMNAYFAYSVVGSHGDITYSTAFAAVFVAGLIFIALSLTPFREKLIIAIPDNLKHGITAGIGLFIAFIGLRQTGIIADHPTNLVALGDLHSPGALLALAGLAITIVLMVMRVNGALFIGMLITSVIAYFTGQLEITKVVSAPSLPEGLLISNPFTAIGDVIQHNLYAVVFSFLLVTIFDTTGTMIAVAQQAGLMKGKTMPRARQALLADSIAATAGSIFGTSPTSAYIESSTGVAAGGRTGLTTVVVSGLFVLAAFFGPLVSAVSGLPAITAPALIIVGCLMMESVAKITWNELDEAFPAFLIILSMPLTSSIATGIALGFISYPLLKVVRGKFREVHPLVYVFAVLFFYQLAFLPH; from the coding sequence ATGTTTAAATTAAAGGAAAATGGAACAAATACAAAAAAAGAAGTAATCGCTGGTCTGACTACATTCCTAACAATGGTATACGTTGTTGTGGTGAATCCAATTATCCTACAGGATGCAGGTGTACCATTTGATCAAGTATTTACAGCCACGATTATTGCTACTGTCATCGGAACATTATGGATGGCTCTCATGGCCAATTATCCGATTGCGATTGCCCCGGGAATGGGTATGAACGCATATTTTGCTTATTCTGTTGTCGGTTCTCACGGAGACATTACTTATTCGACAGCTTTTGCTGCTGTTTTCGTCGCCGGTCTTATTTTTATTGCCTTATCCTTGACTCCTTTCCGAGAAAAATTAATTATTGCTATTCCAGATAATCTTAAGCATGGAATTACAGCGGGAATCGGGTTATTTATCGCCTTTATTGGGCTTCGCCAAACTGGTATTATCGCTGATCATCCGACAAATTTAGTAGCGCTGGGCGATCTCCATAGCCCTGGAGCATTGTTAGCCTTGGCAGGGCTCGCCATTACTATTGTACTGATGGTTATGAGAGTAAATGGGGCCTTGTTTATTGGGATGCTTATTACGAGTGTGATTGCTTATTTCACCGGTCAATTAGAAATTACTAAGGTTGTCTCCGCTCCTTCTCTTCCAGAGGGGCTGCTGATTTCTAACCCGTTCACTGCTATTGGAGATGTGATTCAGCATAACTTATATGCTGTCGTCTTCTCCTTCCTATTAGTAACTATTTTTGATACAACAGGGACCATGATTGCTGTGGCTCAGCAGGCTGGCTTGATGAAAGGCAAAACTATGCCACGAGCGCGCCAGGCCCTTCTCGCTGATTCTATTGCGGCTACTGCCGGCTCTATCTTTGGAACAAGCCCGACAAGTGCCTATATAGAATCTTCAACTGGGGTCGCTGCTGGCGGACGTACTGGGCTTACGACTGTTGTTGTTTCTGGATTGTTTGTGCTTGCTGCTTTCTTTGGGCCGCTCGTCAGTGCGGTATCCGGCTTGCCGGCTATCACAGCTCCTGCTCTGATTATCGTTGGCTGCTTAATGATGGAAAGTGTCGCCAAGATTACTTGGAATGAGCTTGATGAAGCATTTCCAGCATTTTTAATTATTCTTAGCATGCCATTAACGTCTAGTATTGCAACAGGTATTGCTCTCGGTTTCATTTCCTACCCGCTATTGAAAGTGGTTCGCGGAAAATTCCGTGAAGTGCATCCACTCGTTTATGTGTTTGCTGTTCTGTTCTTTTACCAGCTTGCCTTTTTGCCTCACTAA
- a CDS encoding inorganic phosphate transporter, with the protein MDSLLIVTVLIVVCALSFDFINGFHDTANAIATSVSTKALKPRHAIILAASMNFLGAMTFTGVAKTITKDIVDPFMLENGSTVILAALISAILWNLLTWYYGIPSSSSHALIGSIAGAAIAAAGVGILNYSGFLKIIEALILSPIIAFIGGFIVYSIFKVVFKDNNLPKTNRRFRHFQIFTAALQSYTHGTNDAQKAMGIITMALIANNFQSTTDIQFWVQFSCAAAMGIGTSIGGWKIIKTVGGKIMKIRPVNGVAADLTSAAIIFGATFIHLPVSTTHVISSSILGVGASHRIRGVKWGTAQRMLITWVITLPISATIAALTYFILDLFL; encoded by the coding sequence ATGGATTCTCTACTCATTGTTACAGTATTAATCGTTGTCTGCGCTTTATCATTTGATTTTATTAACGGCTTCCATGATACGGCAAATGCTATTGCTACCTCCGTCTCCACGAAGGCTCTTAAGCCCCGCCATGCTATTATACTGGCAGCTTCTATGAACTTTCTTGGGGCCATGACATTCACTGGAGTAGCGAAGACCATCACAAAGGATATTGTTGATCCATTTATGCTTGAAAATGGTTCGACCGTTATTTTAGCGGCTTTAATTTCTGCTATCCTTTGGAATTTACTTACATGGTATTACGGAATTCCGAGCAGTTCCTCTCATGCCTTGATTGGTTCTATTGCTGGGGCGGCGATTGCCGCTGCCGGTGTGGGAATTTTGAATTACAGTGGCTTCTTAAAAATTATTGAAGCACTGATTCTTTCGCCAATTATTGCTTTTATTGGCGGCTTTATCGTATACAGCATATTCAAAGTGGTGTTTAAGGACAATAACTTACCGAAAACAAACCGCCGGTTCCGCCACTTTCAAATTTTTACGGCTGCCTTGCAATCATACACACATGGTACGAACGATGCCCAAAAAGCGATGGGGATTATTACAATGGCACTGATCGCTAACAACTTCCAGTCGACAACGGATATTCAGTTTTGGGTACAGTTTTCCTGTGCGGCTGCCATGGGAATTGGGACTTCTATAGGTGGCTGGAAGATCATTAAAACGGTTGGCGGAAAAATTATGAAGATTCGTCCAGTTAATGGTGTTGCGGCCGACTTAACATCCGCAGCTATCATTTTCGGTGCTACATTTATCCATTTGCCAGTCAGTACTACTCATGTCATTTCTTCTTCCATTTTAGGGGTAGGCGCTTCACATCGGATTCGCGGTGTTAAATGGGGAACGGCCCAGCGCATGTTAATTACGTGGGTGATCACATTGCCAATATCGGCTACAATTGCCGCTTTAACCTACTTCATTCTTGATTTATTCCTATAA